Proteins encoded by one window of Vigna radiata var. radiata cultivar VC1973A chromosome 5, Vradiata_ver6, whole genome shotgun sequence:
- the LOC106760021 gene encoding probable L-gulonolactone oxidase 4, translating into MTFLKRMSQLSFKPTPFLLFFLGFYVVLSTPEDPINCSSHNTNCTITNSYGTFPDRSICQAQKVFYPTQEEDLLRVVASATRKGKKMKVATSSSNSVPKWACPEGHNGWLISTKYLNRVMEIDAEKKTARVQSGVTLKQLMEGAAKAGLALPYTPYWWGSTMGGILGTGAHGSSLWGKGSAVHEQVVEIRIVTPAPPEHGYAKLHILTEEDQHLNAAKVSLGLLGVISQITFKLEPLFKRSITYVTENDSNLENKVITFGQEHEFADIIWYPNQHKAVYRVDDRVPIHTSGNAVYDFIPFRPTPAIQLLLRRTREEAEEFYGDSEEKCLVAKTDTNSLIASAYGLTNNGLVFSGFPAVGFHNHIQASGSCLGSDRNTKIATFCPWDSRIKGDFYHITTFSIGLSVVKNFIEDLKKLVELKPKAFCSIEMYNGILMRYVKGSSAYLGKQEDSVDFNIAYYRSKDPMAPRLYEDIIEEIEQIGIFKYGGLPHWGKNRNVAFEGVMNKYKNADKFLKVKDEYDPERLFSSEWSDQALGLKKRLMVSKDGCALEGLCICSNHNHCAPTKGYFCRPGKVYKKARVCAVSGY; encoded by the exons ATGACGTTCTTGAAGAGGATGTCGCAGCTATCCTTCAAACCAACTCCTTTTCTTCTGTTCTTCCTAGGTTTCTATGTCGTACTCTCTACTCCGGAGGATCCCATCAACTGCTCCTCACACAACACAAACTGCACCATCACTAACTCCTATGGCACATTCCCTGATCGAAGCATCTGTCAAGCACAAAAGGTGTTTTACCCCACACAAGAAGAAGATCTTCTCAGAGTGGTTGCATCAGCCACTCGAAAAGGAAAGAAGATGAAAGTTGCGACCAGTTCCTCCAACAGCGTCCCCAAGTGGGCGTGCCCTGAAGGTCACAATGGGTGGCTAATAAGCACCAAGTATCTCAACCGGGTAATGGAAATTGACGCGGAGAAAAAAACGGCGAGGGTGCAGAGTGGCGTGACGTTGAAGCAGCTGATGGAGGGGGCTGCGAAGGCGGGCTTGGCCTTGCCGTACACGCCGTACTGGTGGGGTTCGACGATGGGGGGCATTTTGGGGACAGGAGCTCACGGAAGCAGCTTGTGGGGAAAAGGAAGTGCGGTTCATGAACAGGTTGTGGAGATTAGAATTGTTACGCCTGCACCTCCTGAACATGGATATGCCAAGCTTCATATTCTAACAGAAGAAGATCAACATCTCAATGCAGCTAAAGTCTCACTCGGCTTGCTTGGGGTCATTTCACAG ATTACTTTCAAACTTGAACCTCTGTTCAAGCGATCCATTACATATGTTACCGAAAACGATTCAAATTTGGAGAATAAAGTCATAACATTTGGACAAGAACATGAGTTTGCAGATATAATTTGGTACCCAAATCAACACAAGGCTGTATACCGTGTTGATGATCGTGTTCCAATTCATACATCAGGCAATGCTGTTTACGATTTCATCCCTTTCCGTCCGACTCCTGCAATTCAATTACTACTCCGCAGAACCAGAG AGGAAGCTGAGGAGTTTTATGGTGATTCAGAGGAGAAATGCTTAGTCGCAAAGACAGATACGAATTCCCTTATAGCCAGTGCTTATGGACTAACTAACAATG GTTTAGTCTTCTCCGGATTCCCTGCAGTTGGATTTCATAACCACATTCAGGCTTCTGGGTCATGCCTGGGCAGTGATAGGAATACAAAGATAGCAACTTTCTGTCCCTGGGACTCTAGAATCAAAGGAGATTTCTATCACATAACAACATTTAGCATTGGGTTGTCTGTGGTAAAGAACTTtattgaagatttgaaaaagCTGGTTGAATTGAAACCAAAGGCATTTTGTAGCATAGAGATGTACAACGGGATTCTGATGCGTTATGTGAAGGGTTCAAGTGCGTACCTTGGCAAACAGGAAGATAGCGTAGACTTTAATATCGCATACTACCGTAGCAAAGACCCAATGGCTCCTAGGCTGTACGAAGACATCATTGAAGAGATTGAGCAGATAGGGATTTTCAAATATGGAGGTTTACCACATTGGGGTAAGAACAGGAATGTGGCATTTGAAGGAGTGATGAACAAGTACAAAAATGCAGACAAGTTTCTGAAGGTGAAAGATGAGTATGATCCAGAAAGGCTATTCTCCAGCGAGTGGTCAGACCAAGCTCTTGGTCTGAAAAAAAGGTTGATGGTATCAAAGGATGGGTGTGCATTAGAAGGTCTGTGCATATGCTCCAATCACAACCATTGTGCACCAACCAAAGGCTACTTTTGCAGGCCAGGCAAAGTCTACAAGAAAGCAAGGGTTTGTGCTGTTTCAGGCTATTAA
- the LOC106760022 gene encoding probable L-gulonolactone oxidase 4, with product MMFLKRMSQLCFKPTPFLLFFLGFYVALSTPEDPINCSSHNTNCTITNSYGTFPDRSICQAQKVFYPTQEEDLLRVVASATRNGNKMKVATRFSHSIPKWVCPEGHNGWLISTKYLNRVMEIDAEKRTARVQSGVTLKQLVEEAAKAGLALPYTPYWWGLTMGGILGTGAHGSSLWGKGSAVHEQVVEIRIVTPAPSEHGYAKLHILTEEDQHLNAAKVSLGLLGVISQITFKLEPLFKRSITYVTENDSNLENQVITFGQEHEFADIIWYPTQHKAVYRVDDRVSIHTSGDAVYDFIPFRSTPATQLQLLRTTEEAVEFTGDAKGKCLVAKTATNALIATAYGLTNNGLVFSGFPVVGFHNHIQASGSCLGSDRNTKMTTFCPWDSRIKGEFFHQTAFSIGLSVVKNFIEDLKKLVEMEPKAFCGIEMYNGILMRYVKGSSAYLGKQEDGVDFDITYYRSKDPMAPRLYEDIIEEVEQIGIFKYGGLPHWGKNRNVAFEGVMNKYKNAEKFLKVKDEYDPERLFSSEWTDQVLGMKEGLMVSKDGCALEGLCICSNHNHCAPTKGYFCRPGKVYKEAKVCAGSGS from the exons ATGATGTTCTTGAAGAGGATGTCGCAGCTATGCTTCAAACCAACTCCTTTTCTTCTGTTCTTCCTAGGTTTCTACGTCGCACTCTCTACTCCGGAGGATCCCATCAACTGCTCCTCACACAACACAAACTGCACCATCACTAACTCCTATGGTACATTCCCTGATCGAAGCATCTGTCAAGCACAAAAGGTGTTTTACCCTACACAAGAAGAAGATCTTCTCAGAGTGGTTGCATCAGCCACTCGAAACGGAAACAAGATGAAAGTTGCCACCCGTTTCTCCCACAGCATCCCCAAGTGGGTGTGCCCTGAAGGTCACAATGGGTGGCTAATAAGCACCAAATATCTCAACAGGGTAATGGAGATTGACGCCGAGAAAAGGACGGCAAGGGTGCAGAGTGGCGTGACGTTGAAGCAGCTGGTGGAGGAGGCTGCGAAGGCGGGCTTGGCCTTGCCGTACACGCCGTACTGGTGGGGTTTGACGATGGGTGGCATTTTGGGGACAGGAGCTCACGGAAGCAGCTTGTGGGGAAAAGGAAGTGCGGTTCATGAACAGGTGGTGGAGATTAGAATTGTTACGCCTGCACCTTCTGAACATGGATATGCCAAGCTTCATATTCTAACAGAAGAAGATCAACATCTCAATGCAGCAAAAGTCTCACTCGGCTTGCTTGGGGTCATTTCACAG ATTACTTTCAAACTTGAACCTCTGTTCAAGCGATCCATCACATATGTTACAGAAAACGATTCAAATTTGGAGAACCAAGTCATAACATTTGGACAAGAACATGAATTTGCAGATATAATTTGGTACCCAACTCAACACAAGGCTGTATATCGTGTTGATGATCGTGTTTCAATTCATACATCAGGTGATGCTGTTTACGATTTCATCCCTTTCCGTTCCACTCCTGCAACTCAATTACAACTCCTCAGAACCACAG AGGAAGCTGTGGAGTTTACTGGTGATGCAAAGGGGAAATGCTTAGTTGCAAAGACAGCAACCAATGCCCTTATAGCCACTGCTTATGGACTAACTAACAATG GTTTAGTCTTCTCTGGATTCCCTGTAGTTGGATTTCATAACCACATTCAGGCTTCTGGGTCATGCCTGGGCAGTGATAGGAATACAAAGATGACAACATTCTGTCCCTGGGACTCTAGAATCAAAGGAGAGTTCTTTCACCAAACGGCATTTAGTATTGGGTTGTCTGTGGTAAAGAACTTtattgaagatttgaaaaagCTGGTTGAAATGGAACCAAAGGCATTTTGTGGCATAGAGATGTACAACGGGATTCTGATGCGTTATGTGAAGGGTTCAAGTGCATACCTAGGGAAACAAGAGGATGGCGTAGACTTTGATATCACATACTACCGTAGCAAAGACCCAATGGCTCCTAGGCTGTACGAAGACATTATTGAAGAGGTTGAGCAGATAGGGATTTTCAAATATGGAGGTTTACCACATTGGGGTAAGAACAGGAATGTGGCATTTGAAGGAGTGATGAACAAGTACAAAAATGCAGAGAAGTTTCTGAAGGTGAAAGATGAGTATGATCCAGAAAGGCTATTCTCCAGCGAGTGGACAGACCAAGTTCTTGGTATGAAAGAAGGGTTGATGGTATCAAAGGATGGGTGTGCATTAGAAGGTCTGTGCATATGCTCCAATCACAACCATTGTGCACCAACCAAAGGCTACTTTTGCAGACCAGGCAAAGTCTACAAAGAAGCAAAGGTTTGTGCTGGTTCAGGATCTTAA
- the LOC106760225 gene encoding 60S acidic ribosomal protein P1-3-like, whose product MSVGETACSYASIILHDEGIAVTADNITTLLKTAKVQVESYWPTLFAKLAEKKNLGDLIANAAGGGAPVAVAAAPVAAAGGGAAAAAPAAEEKKKEEPEEESDDDMGFGLFD is encoded by the exons ATGTCCGTCGGCGAAACTGCTTGTTCATACGCATCTATCATCCTTCACGATGAAGGAATCGCCGTCACT GCCGACAATATCACCACTTTGTTGAAAACTGCCAAGGTTCAAGTCGAATCTTACTGGCCTACCTTGTTTGCTAAACTTGCCGAGAAGAAAAATCTTGGCGATTTGATTGCAAATGCTGCAGGCGGTGGGGCACCAGTCGCTGTTGCAGCTGCCCCAGTTGCTGCCGCAGGTGGAGGTGCAGCTGCGGCCGCCCCTGCCGCTGAGGAGAAAAAGAAG gAAGAACCTGAAGAAGAGAGTGACGATGATATGGGATTCGGCTTGTTCGATTAG